Part of the Acyrthosiphon pisum isolate AL4f unplaced genomic scaffold, pea_aphid_22Mar2018_4r6ur Scaffold_11086;HRSCAF=11697, whole genome shotgun sequence genome, gggaaaaaaaaaattactaaattaaccgatatttatatacaaaagaaACCAgaacttattaaattatgcaaatctaaacaattaaaaagtgTAGGAACCGTAGATAACCTAAGGGCTAGATTATCTAGATACTATAAGGAGATCGTAGAATTAGACGACATCGAAGAAACTTTAAGCGATCAAcaaaaactcaaaattcaaaaagattCAACTGAAGACAGAATTGATATTAAAGAATTACTTACACAGAGCAGTTCAAGTGATTCAAGTCCAGAAACAACTAATAACGCCAGTAATAGactcaaaacaattaataacgaCCTTCTAAATATAtccaaaaatttagaaaataacacaaacaaatttataaatcaagcaGAAATCGATATAACAACAGAAATCGTGGAAATGAAGCAAATGGGAAACAGCACAGTAGGGACAACAGCAGGGACAGATACCCAAGTTCCACAACGCCGGAAAAACTAAACAGAAGAGAAAACATAACAGGCTACAAATGCCATGAAAATGGACACTATGCTAACGAttgcaatttttcaaaaaacgaaTAGCACCCGAGCTAAGAAAAAAATCGGAATATCTAACTCGCGGAATAAATAGCATTTACACTAAAACCGACACCTCAACATTTAACAAAGATaagcaaattgaaaaaaaataattatatacattttgtagaaaattggtacaaatcaacaaattcaaataaatcaatCACTGAAGAAGTAAATAATAACGATGAAAAAATCATAGTAAACATAGTAACAATAAGTAGTTTGAACCCACtaaatgaatttcaaaaattcCTACTCAGCAATAACAATTGAACTGATTTCCGGTGCGATTACAGTGAACAgaaggtaaacattttttcattaccAAATAATATCGCAATCGGCCATTGCACAAGTCAATGCCTTACCATGTCGAAGGGAACCGCAttacaatttagaaataaatttaacaacaatttaat contains:
- the LOC107885742 gene encoding uncharacterized protein LOC107885742 encodes the protein KPELIKLCKSKQLKSVGTVDNLRARLSRYYKEIVELDDIEETLSDQQKLKIQKDSTEDRIDIKELLTQSSSSDSSPETTNNAKIDITTEIVEMKQMGNSTVGTTAGTDTQVPQRRKN